The Hydrogenobacter thermophilus TK-6 genome window below encodes:
- the rfaD gene encoding ADP-glyceromanno-heptose 6-epimerase gives MRVLITGGAGFIGSNIAKQLERSYPNAKVYVLDDFSSGHFKNLIGFRGEVITGNISDPSLWEWLAQNYQFDVVFHKAAITDTTIMDQALMMKTNADSFRHLLKCAVKWKAKVIYASSAGVYGNVEPPMREEGPQEPENVYGFSKLIMDRIALNFLEEHKDIKLIGFRYFNVYGEGESYKGKTASMVYQLYKKIASGEKARLFKWGEQRRDFVYIKDVIKANMLALEKDVSGIFNIATGESRSFNEIVDILSIELNTKPEVEYFDCPYDFYQQHTQADISKAREVLGYTPDFSLEDGIRDYIKVLRA, from the coding sequence ATGAGGGTGCTTATAACAGGCGGTGCGGGGTTTATAGGTTCCAACATAGCCAAGCAGTTGGAAAGAAGCTATCCCAATGCAAAGGTTTACGTGCTGGATGACTTCTCCTCCGGACACTTTAAAAACCTGATAGGCTTTAGAGGAGAGGTTATCACAGGAAACATAAGCGATCCAAGCCTTTGGGAGTGGCTGGCTCAAAACTACCAGTTTGACGTGGTGTTTCACAAAGCTGCCATAACCGACACTACCATCATGGACCAGGCTCTCATGATGAAAACCAATGCGGATAGCTTTAGACACCTACTTAAGTGTGCTGTAAAATGGAAAGCAAAAGTTATATACGCATCCTCCGCAGGAGTTTATGGGAATGTTGAGCCACCCATGAGGGAGGAAGGACCCCAAGAGCCGGAGAACGTCTACGGCTTTTCCAAGCTGATCATGGACAGAATAGCCTTAAACTTTCTGGAAGAGCATAAGGACATAAAGTTAATAGGTTTTAGGTACTTTAATGTGTACGGTGAAGGTGAATCGTACAAAGGAAAAACTGCCAGCATGGTTTATCAGCTATACAAAAAGATAGCCTCGGGAGAGAAGGCAAGGCTCTTCAAGTGGGGAGAGCAAAGAAGGGACTTTGTCTACATAAAAGATGTGATAAAAGCCAACATGCTTGCTCTGGAAAAGGATGTCTCTGGTATTTTCAACATAGCCACGGGCGAAAGCAGGAGCTTCAACGAGATAGTGGATATATTGAGCATAGAACTAAACACTAAACCAGAGGTGGAGTACTTTGACTGCCCTTATGACTTTTACCAGCAGCACACGCAGGCGGATATAAGCAAGGCAAGGGAAGTTCTTGGCTACACACCGGACTTTTCGTTGGAAGATGGCATAAGGGACTACATAAAGGTTTTAAGGGCATGA
- the argB gene encoding acetylglutamate kinase: protein MIEELIQKAKILQSALPYIRKFYGKTFVVKYGGSAMLEESLRESFAKDVLLLRYTGIKVVVVHGGGPQISAALEKFGIKSTFVGGLRKTDQETMHVVEMVLSGDINKDIVALINKHSGEQIYAVGLSGRDGNLIRAKKLNKEEYFREIGLEVPREDIGFVGEVLSVNTHLLQALMDNGYIPVIAPVGVGEDGQAYNINADIVASEVARYTKAEKLLFLTDTEGIKDKDGKTISSLSREEAYRLISEGTIKGGMIPKVKSALRALQEGVGKVHIVDGRIPHSILLEIFTEEGVGTEIVNQRSMD, encoded by the coding sequence ATGATAGAGGAGCTTATTCAGAAAGCTAAGATACTTCAGTCAGCGCTTCCTTACATAAGGAAGTTTTACGGAAAAACTTTCGTGGTAAAGTATGGTGGTTCTGCCATGCTGGAAGAGAGCCTCAGGGAGAGCTTTGCCAAGGATGTGCTGCTGCTCAGGTACACGGGTATAAAAGTTGTAGTGGTTCACGGTGGTGGACCACAGATAAGCGCCGCTCTGGAAAAGTTTGGAATAAAGTCCACCTTTGTGGGAGGCTTGAGAAAGACAGACCAGGAGACCATGCACGTGGTGGAGATGGTGCTATCAGGAGACATAAACAAGGACATAGTGGCTCTCATAAACAAGCACAGCGGAGAGCAGATATACGCGGTGGGACTTTCTGGCAGGGACGGAAACCTCATAAGAGCAAAAAAACTCAACAAGGAAGAGTACTTTAGGGAGATAGGGCTTGAAGTCCCCCGTGAGGACATAGGCTTTGTCGGTGAAGTGCTAAGCGTAAACACGCATCTACTTCAGGCGCTTATGGACAATGGCTACATACCCGTCATAGCACCAGTAGGAGTGGGTGAAGATGGACAAGCTTACAACATAAACGCAGACATAGTGGCATCAGAGGTGGCAAGATACACAAAAGCTGAAAAACTTTTATTCCTGACGGATACGGAAGGCATAAAGGACAAGGACGGAAAGACTATATCCTCCCTAAGCAGGGAGGAAGCTTACAGGCTCATAAGCGAAGGCACCATAAAGGGGGGTATGATACCCAAGGTAAAAAGCGCCCTAAGAGCCCTTCAGGAAGGGGTAGGGAAGGTGCACATTGTGGACGGCAGAATACCTCACTCTATACTGCTGGAGATCTTTACAGAGGAAGGCGTAGGTACGGAGATAGTCAACCAAAGGTCTATGGATTAG
- a CDS encoding tyrosine-type recombinase/integrase: MDKDHLLDTWKRSLERTKSARTVITYIKSLESFIKHIGEKDLIHIDPRRIYEYVDTSSLNTSSILTHLSAIKHFYKFAFRRGYVDKEKYSDIESVIDEVREDLGRNIAKRYPKALTEEEINKILSAVKGAKYEKIYVLFLYSGIRLSEYLSLRKSDFYQDKSGLLWIRLSADITKRRKERLVPVLGSSKEETYAVIDRLLVWIESYEENFRVKRGSLQVFTNRLSRKLCIPFSLHSFRHTYITNLVNSGFPAEVVKEFAGHSNVRTTIDIYYKFSQERARQLVENFLK, encoded by the coding sequence ATGGACAAAGATCATCTTCTAGATACATGGAAGAGGTCCCTGGAGAGGACAAAAAGCGCAAGAACTGTTATCACATACATAAAAAGTCTTGAATCTTTTATAAAACACATAGGGGAGAAGGACCTGATCCACATTGACCCAAGAAGGATATATGAATATGTAGATACTTCATCGCTAAATACCTCCTCTATTCTTACGCACTTGTCTGCCATAAAGCACTTTTACAAATTTGCCTTTAGAAGAGGGTATGTGGACAAAGAAAAGTACTCAGACATAGAATCTGTTATAGACGAAGTAAGGGAAGATTTAGGGAGGAATATAGCTAAACGGTATCCCAAAGCACTAACAGAGGAGGAGATAAATAAGATATTATCCGCAGTGAAGGGAGCCAAGTACGAAAAAATATATGTGCTTTTTCTTTACAGCGGTATAAGGCTCTCTGAGTATCTTTCCCTAAGAAAGAGCGACTTTTATCAGGATAAGAGCGGTCTTCTCTGGATAAGACTATCCGCAGACATTACCAAAAGGAGAAAAGAGAGGCTCGTGCCTGTTTTGGGGAGTAGCAAGGAAGAAACTTACGCCGTAATAGACAGGCTACTTGTCTGGATAGAATCTTATGAGGAGAACTTTAGGGTAAAGAGGGGATCCCTTCAGGTATTTACCAACCGGCTGTCCCGCAAGCTATGCATTCCTTTCTCGCTGCACAGCTTTAGGCACACCTACATAACCAATCTGGTGAATAGTGGTTTCCCTGCGGAGGTGGTAAAGGAGTTTGCTGGCCACTCTAACGTAAGAACTACCATTGATATATACTACAAGTTTAGTCAGGAGAGAGCAAGGCAGCTTGTAGAGAACTTCCTCAAATGA
- the trmD gene encoding tRNA (guanosine(37)-N1)-methyltransferase TrmD: MKFFVLTIFPEMIHVYAQYGIVKQAIKKGSLTIEVIDLRQYADKGRVDDEAYGGLPGMVIKPEPVFRAYKSITERYGRPYTILPEPWGKRLVQQDLDRLSQKESLAVICGRYEGIDERVKVLADEELSLGDFVLSGGEIFALALLEGVARLLPDVLSEPESLLSDSFRRWLGYPVYTRPPEYEGLRVPDVLLSGNHKLIELWKLWHSIERTLTYRPDLIPEDITSLERDMMESIKKGIKFEEWIKTRR, from the coding sequence ATGAAGTTTTTTGTGCTTACCATTTTTCCAGAGATGATTCATGTGTACGCCCAGTATGGAATAGTAAAGCAGGCCATAAAAAAGGGATCGCTGACTATTGAAGTAATAGACCTTAGGCAGTATGCGGATAAAGGGAGGGTTGATGACGAAGCTTATGGAGGGCTTCCGGGTATGGTGATAAAGCCTGAGCCTGTCTTTCGTGCTTACAAAAGTATTACAGAAAGATATGGGAGACCTTACACCATATTGCCTGAGCCTTGGGGGAAAAGACTTGTCCAACAAGATCTTGATAGACTAAGTCAAAAGGAGAGTTTAGCGGTCATATGCGGAAGGTATGAAGGTATAGATGAGCGCGTAAAAGTTCTCGCTGACGAAGAGCTTTCCTTGGGTGATTTTGTGCTTTCTGGGGGTGAGATATTCGCTCTTGCCCTGCTCGAAGGTGTTGCAAGGCTTTTGCCTGATGTGCTTAGTGAGCCAGAAAGCCTGCTGTCAGACTCCTTTAGAAGATGGTTAGGTTATCCTGTTTATACAAGACCGCCTGAGTACGAAGGCTTGAGAGTTCCTGATGTACTCCTGTCTGGCAACCACAAGCTCATAGAGCTGTGGAAGCTCTGGCACTCCATAGAGAGAACCTTAACTTACAGACCCGACCTTATTCCGGAAGACATTACTTCCCTTGAAAGGGATATGATGGAAAGTATAAAGAAAGGGATTAAATTTGAAGAGTGGATAAAGACAAGGAGGTAA
- a CDS encoding MBL fold metallo-hydrolase, whose translation MVRALFTLLMAVFLAFSYEIKLRKVDKDIYMVRGEDALPSLKNGGFISNAFAVYTEEGWVVIDTLSTPELSEKFLKELLKVKKAPVKYTIITHYHPDHWYGAKTFKDAKAKMVAHKKLKELYDSGEAKAILEEANRSFNGLYDSVVLVPPDIVVEDKVRLKAGSRTFDIISMTPAHTNSDIVVYMPDRKVLFAGDLVYYKRIPFMGDRNASSKGWEEVLRRIKSMDIKLILGGHNEPMDKKAIDYTLGYITYLRENIRMMKQEGKFIDEIKQALSDSPYKKDAMYQEFHNANIFRVDMELDLEP comes from the coding sequence GTGGTGAGAGCGCTTTTTACGCTGCTTATGGCTGTATTTTTGGCATTTTCGTATGAAATCAAGCTCAGAAAGGTGGATAAGGACATATACATGGTGCGTGGGGAGGATGCGCTTCCCTCTCTGAAGAACGGTGGGTTTATTTCCAACGCTTTTGCGGTTTACACTGAGGAAGGCTGGGTGGTTATAGACACTCTCTCCACTCCTGAGCTCTCTGAGAAGTTTCTTAAAGAGCTCCTGAAGGTAAAGAAAGCACCCGTAAAGTATACCATAATAACCCATTACCATCCGGACCACTGGTACGGCGCCAAAACCTTTAAAGATGCAAAAGCCAAGATGGTAGCTCACAAGAAATTAAAAGAGCTATACGATTCGGGCGAGGCAAAAGCTATACTTGAAGAAGCCAACAGAAGCTTCAATGGACTCTACGACAGCGTGGTTTTAGTCCCACCAGATATAGTGGTGGAAGACAAGGTGCGGCTCAAAGCAGGCTCTCGTACATTTGACATTATATCCATGACACCTGCTCACACCAACAGTGATATAGTGGTGTACATGCCTGACAGAAAAGTCCTCTTTGCGGGAGACTTAGTCTATTACAAGCGCATACCCTTTATGGGTGATAGAAACGCCAGCTCCAAAGGATGGGAGGAGGTGCTAAGGAGAATCAAGAGCATGGATATAAAGCTCATCTTAGGAGGGCATAACGAACCGATGGACAAAAAAGCCATAGATTATACTCTTGGATACATCACTTACCTCAGGGAAAATATAAGGATGATGAAGCAGGAGGGTAAATTCATAGATGAGATAAAGCAGGCACTGAGCGACTCACCTTACAAAAAGGATGCTATGTATCAGGAGTTTCACAACGCCAACATATTCAGAGTGGATATGGAACTGGATTTAGAGCCATGA
- the rimO gene encoding 30S ribosomal protein S12 methylthiotransferase RimO, with amino-acid sequence MKVGVISLGCAKNLVDTEVLLGKLKAGGATIVSDPRRADVIVINTCGFIEPAKMEAIETILEFAGSKKVIVMGCLVQRYKEELKKEIPEVSAYFGTESWDSIVEFLNLRSNESKRIITTPSSYAYLKVSEGCNRLCSFCAIPLIRGRHRSRPIEEVVEEAKYLADQGIKELCIVSQDTTYYGKDLYAKPYLVELLKALEKVEGIKWIRLLYLYPTEIDENLLSYMAQSEKVLPYFDVPLQHVSTEVLKSMRRGYDEAFVREFVEKVRKNIANAVLRTTFIVGYPLERERDYQKLLDFVREGHFHWVGAFTYYQEEGTHAYALGDPIPQREKEERKEELLRVQRDITYQKNLSLVGKSFELLVDGFDEEFGFVPVGRIYAQAPEVDGITYVESDKELKAGDVVKVMITQVGDYDVGAKVL; translated from the coding sequence ATGAAGGTGGGAGTTATAAGTCTTGGATGTGCCAAAAACCTTGTGGATACTGAAGTCTTGCTGGGAAAGTTAAAGGCTGGTGGTGCTACCATAGTTAGCGACCCCAGGAGAGCCGATGTTATAGTCATAAACACGTGCGGTTTCATAGAACCTGCCAAGATGGAAGCAATAGAGACCATCTTGGAGTTTGCAGGTAGTAAGAAGGTTATAGTTATGGGCTGTTTGGTCCAAAGATACAAAGAGGAACTCAAAAAGGAGATTCCGGAAGTTAGTGCTTACTTTGGCACAGAGAGTTGGGACAGTATAGTGGAATTTCTCAATTTGAGATCTAACGAAAGCAAGAGGATAATTACTACTCCAAGTTCTTATGCCTACCTTAAGGTGTCTGAGGGATGCAACAGGCTTTGCTCCTTCTGTGCGATACCCCTCATAAGGGGTAGGCACAGGTCAAGACCGATAGAAGAGGTAGTTGAGGAAGCTAAATATCTTGCTGACCAAGGCATAAAGGAGCTTTGCATAGTTTCTCAGGACACTACTTATTACGGCAAGGACCTTTATGCTAAACCTTACCTGGTGGAGCTTCTAAAGGCTCTTGAGAAAGTGGAGGGTATAAAATGGATAAGGCTTCTTTACCTTTATCCCACAGAAATAGATGAGAATTTACTCTCTTACATGGCTCAATCTGAGAAAGTTTTGCCTTACTTTGATGTACCACTTCAGCATGTTTCTACAGAGGTGCTAAAAAGCATGAGAAGGGGTTATGATGAAGCTTTTGTGAGAGAATTTGTAGAGAAGGTAAGGAAAAATATAGCTAATGCGGTTTTGAGAACTACCTTTATAGTTGGCTATCCTTTGGAAAGAGAAAGGGATTATCAGAAGCTGTTGGACTTTGTGAGAGAAGGGCATTTTCATTGGGTAGGAGCGTTTACTTATTATCAAGAGGAAGGTACGCATGCCTACGCCTTAGGAGATCCTATACCACAGAGGGAAAAGGAAGAGAGGAAGGAGGAGCTTTTGAGAGTACAAAGAGACATCACATACCAGAAGAACCTGTCGCTGGTGGGAAAGAGCTTTGAGCTTCTTGTGGACGGTTTTGACGAGGAGTTTGGTTTTGTTCCTGTGGGAAGGATTTATGCACAAGCTCCAGAGGTAGATGGCATCACATATGTAGAGTCCGACAAGGAGTTAAAAGCGGGTGATGTAGTCAAGGTTATGATAACTCAAGTGGGAGATTACGACGTGGGAGCTAAGGTACTCTAA
- a CDS encoding Fe-S-containing hydro-lyase, translating into MEKRIFTPLTDETIESLKAGDRVLLTGYIYTARDAAHKRMVEALNRGEAPPFDMKGQVIYYVGPTPPKPGQVIGSAGPTTAIRMDKYVEPLLKLGLKGMIGKGYRSQLVKDLLIKYKAVYFAAVGGVAVLLSKSIKSSEVIAYEDLGTEAIRRLYVEDFPVIVANDIYGGDVFEEGRKKFAQIDP; encoded by the coding sequence ATGGAGAAAAGGATCTTTACTCCATTAACGGATGAAACCATAGAGAGCCTTAAGGCTGGCGACAGGGTGCTTTTAACCGGATACATATACACTGCAAGGGATGCAGCTCACAAGAGGATGGTGGAAGCTCTAAACAGGGGGGAGGCTCCACCCTTTGATATGAAAGGACAAGTTATATACTATGTAGGTCCAACTCCACCAAAACCCGGACAGGTTATTGGCTCTGCAGGACCCACCACAGCCATAAGGATGGACAAGTATGTGGAACCTCTTTTAAAGCTTGGGCTAAAGGGAATGATAGGCAAAGGCTACAGGAGTCAGCTGGTTAAAGACCTTCTCATAAAGTACAAGGCAGTTTATTTTGCAGCGGTTGGAGGTGTAGCTGTTTTGCTATCCAAGAGCATAAAGTCTTCGGAAGTGATAGCTTACGAGGATCTTGGTACTGAAGCCATAAGAAGGCTTTATGTGGAGGACTTTCCTGTCATAGTGGCTAACGACATATACGGAGGAGATGTGTTTGAAGAGGGCAGGAAAAAGTTTGCCCAGATAGACCCTTAG
- a CDS encoding type IV pilus twitching motility protein PilT produces MTPTAQSQEVKLIDLLVKTVQLGASDLHITPGAKPSVRIDGRITPLAEYPVLTPEITQRLAYSVMSERHRKELEEKGQVDFSFGVKDIGRFRSNVFFQRNSIAGAFRRLPYKIMSVKELGLTEKVLELCHKSMGLILVTGPTGSGKTTTLASLINYINENFPYHIITIEDPIEYVFQHKKSIVNQIEIGEDVDSFASALRAALREDPDVILVGEMRDLETIEIALRAAETGHLVFGTLHTNTAISTITRIIDVFPPSQQEQIRIQLSFVLQGVISQRLLPKVGGGRVLAYELMIPNTAIRNLIRENKLQQVYAMMQSGQAETGMQTMNQSLASHYRAGLITLDDAFKYSPDVKELERMIGRSI; encoded by the coding sequence ATGACACCAACTGCTCAATCACAGGAAGTTAAGCTGATTGACCTTCTTGTAAAGACGGTACAGCTTGGTGCTAGTGACCTTCACATAACACCAGGAGCAAAACCATCCGTGAGGATTGATGGCAGGATTACGCCTCTGGCTGAGTATCCGGTACTGACTCCTGAAATAACACAGAGGCTTGCTTACTCGGTTATGTCAGAAAGGCACAGAAAGGAGCTGGAGGAAAAGGGACAGGTAGACTTCTCCTTCGGTGTCAAAGATATAGGGAGATTCAGGAGCAATGTCTTTTTCCAGAGGAACTCCATAGCGGGTGCCTTCAGAAGGCTTCCTTACAAGATCATGAGCGTAAAGGAGCTTGGGCTTACCGAGAAGGTGCTGGAGCTATGCCACAAGAGTATGGGATTAATTCTGGTAACTGGTCCTACAGGCTCTGGAAAAACCACCACCTTGGCATCTCTTATAAATTACATAAACGAGAACTTCCCGTACCACATAATAACCATAGAAGACCCCATTGAGTATGTTTTTCAGCACAAGAAGAGCATAGTAAACCAGATAGAGATAGGTGAGGATGTGGATAGTTTCGCAAGTGCCTTAAGAGCAGCTTTGCGTGAAGACCCGGATGTTATACTTGTGGGTGAGATGAGGGACCTGGAAACCATAGAGATAGCCCTGAGAGCTGCGGAAACGGGACACTTGGTGTTTGGGACACTTCACACCAATACAGCCATATCAACCATAACAAGAATCATAGATGTATTCCCACCCTCACAGCAGGAGCAGATAAGGATACAGCTTTCTTTTGTCCTTCAGGGGGTCATCTCTCAGAGACTTCTTCCCAAGGTAGGTGGTGGAAGGGTGCTGGCTTATGAGCTTATGATTCCCAACACAGCCATAAGAAATCTCATAAGGGAGAACAAATTGCAGCAGGTTTATGCTATGATGCAAAGTGGTCAGGCAGAAACGGGCATGCAAACCATGAATCAATCTCTGGCAAGCCACTACAGAGCAGGACTTATAACTCTTGATGACGCCTTCAAGTACTCTCCTGATGTGAAAGAGCTTGAAAGAATGATAGGTAGGAGCATTTAG
- a CDS encoding type II secretion system F family protein: MPRFRYRAFGEDGSFIQQEVTYPSHELLVADLQQKGFTIVEVEELEEKKKRELNIQLPFLGGVSDRDISIFCRQLGTMINAGVNIIDAINILAEQLPNKMLSDASKQVAKMVSEGMNLSAAMNRFPKVFPELVVNLAKVGEETGNLDVALIRAAEYYEKMAMIKSKIKSASFYPIFVVVIATIIVTGILYYLVPTFAQMYESLGGELPLPTQMLVNASNALRNNLLTIIGVILLFSAVFRLLYQRSYAFRKSVHTFMLKVPKMGELVLKSSMAKFARTMATLFASGVALERAFDIAGQVTGNLVIKESVERAKKRVIEGKPMHASLEETGIFPKLVIAMVRVGEDTGRLDEMLDTIARFYEDEFDRAVEGMIKLIEPALMVFIGGVVGMILVALYLPIFKMGELIKG; this comes from the coding sequence ATGCCAAGGTTTAGATACAGAGCCTTTGGAGAGGATGGGAGCTTTATACAGCAGGAGGTCACATACCCAAGCCATGAGCTTTTGGTGGCGGACCTCCAGCAGAAGGGTTTTACCATAGTTGAGGTAGAAGAGTTAGAGGAGAAGAAAAAAAGAGAATTAAACATTCAGCTACCCTTTCTCGGTGGTGTAAGCGACAGGGACATATCCATCTTCTGCAGGCAACTTGGTACCATGATAAATGCAGGCGTTAATATAATAGATGCCATAAACATACTTGCGGAACAGCTACCTAACAAGATGCTCTCCGATGCTTCCAAACAGGTAGCCAAAATGGTAAGCGAGGGTATGAACCTTTCTGCCGCCATGAACAGGTTTCCCAAGGTGTTCCCTGAGCTGGTGGTCAATCTTGCCAAAGTGGGTGAGGAAACGGGAAATCTTGATGTTGCTCTCATAAGAGCTGCGGAATACTACGAAAAGATGGCTATGATAAAGAGCAAGATAAAGAGTGCCTCCTTTTATCCTATCTTCGTGGTAGTTATAGCCACCATCATAGTCACAGGCATACTCTACTACCTTGTTCCCACCTTTGCCCAGATGTACGAAAGCTTAGGAGGAGAGCTTCCACTTCCTACCCAGATGCTCGTTAACGCATCCAATGCTCTCAGAAATAATCTTCTAACAATAATAGGCGTAATACTGCTTTTCTCAGCAGTTTTCAGGCTTCTCTATCAGAGGAGCTACGCTTTTAGAAAGTCTGTTCACACTTTTATGCTTAAAGTTCCCAAAATGGGGGAGCTTGTACTAAAAAGCTCCATGGCAAAGTTTGCAAGGACTATGGCAACGCTTTTTGCCAGCGGAGTTGCTCTTGAGAGAGCTTTTGATATAGCAGGTCAGGTAACTGGCAACTTAGTCATAAAGGAGTCCGTTGAAAGAGCCAAAAAGAGGGTCATAGAAGGAAAGCCTATGCACGCATCCTTAGAAGAGACGGGCATATTTCCCAAGCTTGTCATAGCTATGGTGAGAGTGGGTGAAGACACGGGTAGGCTGGATGAGATGCTAGACACCATAGCGAGGTTTTACGAGGATGAGTTTGACAGAGCGGTGGAGGGCATGATAAAGCTTATAGAACCCGCTCTTATGGTTTTCATAGGTGGCGTGGTGGGTATGATACTGGTGGCTCTTTATCTGCCCATCTTCAAGATGGGAGAGCTTATAAAAGGTTGA
- the ychF gene encoding redox-regulated ATPase YchF encodes MSLSVGIVGLPNVGKSTLFNAITESAKAQAANYPFCTIEPNVGVVEVPDRRLYEIARLERSKKITPTFIEFVDIAGLVRNASQGEGLGNQFLAHIREVDAIAMVLRCFEDPDIVHIEGSVDPVRDAQIIDLELIAKDLETVSKRLEKVEKMARIGDKKAKEELEKLSMLREILEGMEPVRRRELAQDVREYAERVLFLLTIKPVLYVANVDEEGLKGNEHLEKVMGYARNEKAPVVAICAKLEAELVSLPAQDRKELLLAYGLEEPGLNRLVREAYKLLGLITFFTAGEKEARAWTIKRGTKAPQAAGKIHSDFERGFIAAEVINYEDYIKVGSISKAKEMGLVRLEGRDYQIKDGDIVYFRFNV; translated from the coding sequence ATGAGTCTGAGCGTAGGGATAGTGGGGCTTCCCAATGTGGGAAAGTCTACCCTCTTTAATGCCATCACCGAGTCTGCAAAGGCGCAGGCAGCCAACTACCCTTTCTGCACCATAGAGCCTAACGTGGGGGTGGTGGAGGTACCTGACAGAAGGCTTTACGAGATTGCAAGGCTGGAAAGGTCCAAAAAGATAACTCCTACCTTCATAGAGTTTGTTGATATAGCGGGGCTTGTGCGCAATGCCAGCCAGGGGGAAGGTCTTGGCAATCAGTTCCTTGCTCACATAAGAGAGGTGGATGCCATAGCCATGGTTCTAAGATGCTTTGAAGACCCGGACATTGTGCATATAGAGGGAAGCGTTGACCCTGTGCGTGATGCCCAGATAATAGACCTGGAGCTTATAGCCAAGGACTTGGAGACGGTAAGCAAGAGGCTTGAGAAGGTGGAAAAGATGGCAAGGATTGGTGATAAGAAAGCCAAAGAAGAGTTGGAAAAGCTCAGCATGCTCAGGGAGATTTTGGAAGGGATGGAGCCAGTAAGGAGAAGGGAGCTTGCGCAGGATGTGCGGGAGTATGCTGAGAGAGTCCTTTTTTTACTCACCATAAAGCCGGTTCTGTATGTGGCTAATGTGGATGAGGAGGGGCTAAAGGGAAATGAGCATCTGGAGAAGGTTATGGGCTATGCACGGAATGAGAAAGCTCCGGTTGTTGCCATATGCGCAAAGCTGGAGGCGGAGTTGGTGAGCCTTCCTGCACAAGATAGGAAGGAGCTTCTTTTGGCTTACGGTCTTGAAGAGCCAGGTCTTAACAGACTTGTCAGGGAGGCTTACAAGCTTCTGGGTCTTATAACCTTCTTTACGGCTGGAGAGAAGGAGGCAAGGGCGTGGACCATAAAGAGAGGCACCAAAGCTCCTCAGGCGGCAGGCAAGATTCACTCAGACTTTGAGAGAGGTTTTATAGCTGCGGAGGTTATAAACTACGAGGACTACATAAAGGTGGGTTCTATCAGCAAGGCAAAGGAGATGGGGCTTGTAAGGCTTGAAGGAAGAGACTACCAGATAAAGGACGGAGATATAGTTTACTTTAGGTTCAATGTTTGA
- a CDS encoding glycosyltransferase family 4 protein: MKILWLNGNPNPNFGGTEIHTLQMVKELKKEGIDVLLVCARDSYVDKHTEGVEKYHISFPNSLALISTIRLTSLAKRRKVDFLIANNGKEYLNVLLAGRLSGCRVVFFRHMEKMKQWAVRKLVFPHVDLFLAVSKHVKENLIKEGVNQDRIRVIYNVVDEGRFYYQEKQKDPVELVFVGKLDEGKGIMDFLQAFYRLSQTDKRVRAWIVGDGRLRQKVRAFITERGLQDRVFTVGYTPKVEDYYRMAHICVIPSKETEAFPRVALEALACGCALVVSDIGGIKEAVEDGQNGFVFKAGSIEDLTEKMALAVRRWIELSQNALSLYRRKFSRDKVVKDFIEALESLKH, from the coding sequence ATGAAGATACTCTGGCTTAACGGCAATCCAAATCCTAACTTTGGTGGAACGGAGATACACACCTTGCAGATGGTAAAAGAGCTAAAGAAAGAAGGCATAGATGTCCTTTTGGTCTGCGCAAGAGACTCTTATGTGGATAAACACACGGAAGGTGTAGAAAAGTATCATATATCCTTTCCCAACAGTCTGGCACTGATAAGCACCATCAGGCTTACAAGTTTAGCAAAAAGAAGAAAGGTGGACTTTTTAATAGCTAACAACGGAAAGGAGTATCTGAATGTTCTGCTGGCAGGCAGGCTAAGCGGGTGCAGGGTTGTTTTCTTCAGGCACATGGAGAAAATGAAACAGTGGGCAGTGAGAAAGCTTGTCTTCCCACATGTGGACCTTTTCTTAGCAGTGAGCAAACATGTAAAGGAGAATCTTATAAAGGAAGGCGTAAATCAAGACAGGATAAGGGTAATTTACAATGTGGTGGATGAAGGGCGATTTTACTATCAGGAAAAGCAAAAAGACCCAGTAGAGTTGGTTTTTGTTGGTAAGCTGGATGAGGGTAAGGGAATTATGGACTTTTTGCAAGCTTTCTACAGACTTTCCCAAACGGATAAGAGGGTAAGGGCTTGGATAGTTGGAGATGGCAGGTTAAGGCAGAAGGTGAGAGCTTTTATAACAGAAAGGGGTTTGCAGGATAGAGTATTTACTGTGGGCTACACTCCAAAGGTGGAGGATTACTACAGGATGGCTCATATATGCGTTATACCTTCTAAGGAGACGGAGGCTTTCCCAAGGGTTGCGCTGGAAGCCCTTGCCTGCGGTTGTGCTTTGGTGGTCTCAGACATAGGAGGTATAAAGGAGGCTGTGGAAGATGGACAGAATGGCTTTGTGTTTAAGGCGGGAAGCATAGAAGACCTTACGGAAAAAATGGCATTAGCTGTAAGAAGGTGGATAGAGCTTTCCCAGAATGCCCTGAGCCTGTACAGGAGAAAGTTCTCAAGGGATAAAGTAGTCAAGGATTTCATAGAAGCACTGGAGAGCCTCAAACATTGA